The Hymenobacter sp. DG01 genome has a segment encoding these proteins:
- the ald gene encoding alanine dehydrogenase produces the protein MIIGVPKEIKNNENRVGLTPAGVAEFRKHGHEVFVQATAGNGSGFSDAEYEQAGATILATIEEVYAKAEMIVKVKEPIASEYPLIKENQLLFTYFHFASSEELTHAMIERKATCLAYETVELPSRALPLLIPMSEVAGRMAPQEGAKYLEKPLKGRGILLGGVPGVKPAEVLVLGGGIVGTQAAKIAAGLGARVTIMDISLNRLRELDDIMPKNVVTQYSNEYNIREAIKTADLIVGAVLIPGAKAPHLITREMLKTMKPGTVLVDVAVDQGGCIETCKPTTHEDPTFIIDDIVHYCVANMPGAVPYTSTLALTNATLPYAVKLANLGWQEACRRDEALRLGLNVVNGKVVYKGVADAWGLPLESVESVMEVAVA, from the coding sequence ATGATTATCGGCGTACCGAAAGAAATTAAGAACAACGAAAACCGCGTAGGCCTGACCCCCGCCGGCGTAGCTGAATTCCGCAAGCATGGCCACGAGGTGTTCGTGCAGGCTACTGCCGGCAACGGCAGCGGCTTCTCCGACGCCGAGTATGAGCAAGCCGGTGCTACCATCCTCGCCACCATTGAAGAAGTGTACGCCAAGGCCGAAATGATTGTGAAGGTGAAGGAGCCGATTGCCTCGGAATACCCTCTCATCAAGGAGAATCAGCTGCTATTCACCTACTTCCACTTTGCCTCAAGCGAAGAGCTGACCCACGCCATGATTGAGCGTAAGGCTACCTGCCTGGCCTACGAAACCGTGGAGCTGCCCTCGCGCGCCCTGCCCCTGCTCATCCCGATGAGCGAGGTAGCCGGCCGCATGGCTCCGCAGGAAGGCGCTAAGTACCTGGAGAAGCCCCTGAAAGGCCGCGGCATTCTGCTGGGTGGCGTACCCGGCGTGAAGCCCGCTGAGGTGCTGGTGCTGGGTGGCGGCATTGTGGGAACCCAAGCGGCTAAAATTGCCGCTGGTCTGGGTGCCCGCGTCACCATCATGGACATCAGCCTGAACCGTCTGCGCGAGCTGGACGACATCATGCCCAAGAACGTGGTGACCCAGTACTCCAACGAGTACAACATTCGCGAAGCCATCAAGACTGCCGACCTGATTGTGGGTGCTGTGCTGATTCCGGGCGCGAAGGCTCCGCACCTCATCACCCGCGAGATGCTCAAAACCATGAAGCCCGGCACCGTGCTCGTGGACGTGGCCGTGGACCAGGGTGGCTGCATCGAAACCTGCAAGCCCACCACCCACGAAGACCCCACCTTCATCATCGACGACATCGTGCACTACTGCGTGGCCAACATGCCGGGTGCCGTGCCTTACACCTCTACCCTGGCCCTGACCAACGCTACCCTGCCCTACGCCGTGAAACTGGCAAACCTGGGCTGGCAGGAGGCTTGCCGCCGCGACGAGGCCCTGCGCCTCGGCCTGAACGTGGTGAACGGCAAAGTGGTGTACAAAGGCGTGGCCGATGCCTGGGGTCTGCCCCTGGAATCGGTAGAATCGGTAATGGAAGTAGCCGTAGCCTAA
- a CDS encoding SMI1/KNR4 family protein, which yields MRGILYTGGELTDLVSFARLPSYLQGFLREQNGVVAYFGGLHIRGCVAEPTWHSLAEALQGEQAFWRTYDEVEETDIPFAQDCVGNQFLLRGDAVLFLDTETGELADLEVDFKHFLFGAERFPLDALGMEPLRIFQQGGGVLKPGHLLSLHPPVCIATTSKNRPTAKPVPAADRLAWLADFYRQIKNLPDGQQVRLKPL from the coding sequence ATGAGAGGCATTCTATATACCGGCGGCGAGCTGACCGACTTAGTGAGCTTTGCCCGCCTTCCTTCCTACCTGCAAGGCTTCCTGCGCGAACAAAACGGGGTGGTAGCTTACTTCGGCGGGCTCCACATCCGGGGCTGCGTAGCGGAGCCTACCTGGCATTCCCTGGCTGAAGCCTTGCAGGGCGAGCAGGCCTTCTGGCGCACTTACGATGAGGTGGAGGAAACCGACATTCCGTTCGCGCAGGACTGCGTGGGCAACCAGTTTTTGCTGCGCGGCGACGCGGTGCTGTTCCTGGATACCGAAACCGGGGAGCTGGCCGACTTAGAGGTGGACTTCAAACACTTCCTGTTTGGGGCCGAGAGGTTTCCGCTTGATGCCCTGGGCATGGAGCCATTGCGCATCTTCCAGCAGGGCGGCGGCGTTCTGAAACCGGGGCACCTGCTAAGCTTGCATCCACCAGTGTGCATTGCTACCACCAGCAAAAACCGGCCAACCGCCAAGCCCGTGCCCGCCGCGGACCGTCTGGCCTGGCTGGCCGACTTCTACCGGCAGATCAAAAACCTTCCCGACGGGCAGCAGGTGCGCCTGAAGCCTCTCTAG
- a CDS encoding LTA synthase family protein, whose product MPSLFLRLLVRRFALLLGIYTLLRLGFYWANYAVFQEATGEQVAWAFVYGLRFDIAGLLLLNLPFVVLSLVPSAGRPWQKLVRGVYLTLNATGIALNLIDTQYFKFIGRRTSNELFTITGDIQRQAGQLVGHYWFLLIPFVVLFGLLWYAYPMPRPEAFVATRGVAPRQWWRPGLAFVLVAGLTVLGIRGGFQLKPLRTGHAFVQAPPILGHVTLNSTFTFLKSLGYQPPERRNYFASAEALRAALAAHQPEARPNAPRDNVVVLLVESFASEYNGIENGGQGYTPFFDSLATQGLLFRHHYANGRRSIEALPAVLAGLPSLMESPFITSNFQTDELHGLGELLGRAGYATSVFHGAQNGTMGFNTFAGIIGMQQYYGLQEYPGGAKSPDYDGHWGIFDEPYLQYFARQLSRQKQPFFSTVFTLTSHEPFPVPAQYKSRFTPGQLPIHASIRYTDFALRQFFREAARQPWYRNTLFILLADHTSQTLRPDYQNTLGSYKTPLLLFHPGRQLPAANPQRITQQADVPATILDYLGVPAQGRLLPFGYSVFDTATPGRALFLSGGSYFLVHSDFVTELTVDNQVRLYPYANHQLSPTPLATPNPEKLQEYGNELKACVQFFLNGLADNSLYK is encoded by the coding sequence ATGCCTTCTTTGTTTCTGCGCCTGCTGGTGCGGCGGTTTGCGCTGCTGCTAGGGATTTACACGCTCCTAAGGCTGGGCTTTTACTGGGCCAACTACGCTGTGTTCCAGGAAGCAACGGGAGAGCAGGTGGCGTGGGCATTTGTGTACGGGTTGCGGTTTGATATAGCGGGGTTGCTGCTGCTGAATCTGCCGTTTGTGGTGCTGTCGTTGGTGCCCTCTGCGGGCCGCCCGTGGCAGAAGCTGGTGCGGGGCGTGTATCTCACGTTAAACGCAACGGGCATAGCACTTAACCTGATTGACACGCAATACTTTAAGTTTATTGGCCGCCGAACCAGTAACGAACTGTTCACCATTACCGGCGACATTCAGCGGCAGGCCGGGCAGTTGGTGGGGCACTACTGGTTTCTGCTGATTCCGTTTGTGGTCTTGTTCGGGCTGCTGTGGTACGCCTACCCCATGCCGCGGCCCGAAGCCTTCGTGGCAACTCGGGGGGTAGCCCCCCGGCAGTGGTGGCGGCCAGGGCTGGCATTTGTGCTGGTGGCGGGCCTGACGGTCCTCGGTATTCGGGGCGGGTTTCAGTTGAAGCCCCTGCGCACCGGTCACGCCTTCGTGCAGGCCCCGCCCATCCTGGGCCACGTCACGCTCAACAGCACCTTTACTTTCCTGAAAAGCCTGGGCTATCAGCCCCCCGAGCGGCGCAACTACTTTGCTTCCGCCGAGGCCCTGCGTGCGGCTTTGGCCGCGCATCAGCCGGAGGCCCGCCCCAACGCCCCGCGCGACAACGTGGTGGTGTTGCTGGTGGAAAGCTTCGCCTCGGAGTACAATGGCATTGAAAACGGCGGGCAGGGCTACACGCCATTCTTTGATTCCCTGGCCACTCAGGGCCTGCTCTTCCGGCACCACTACGCCAACGGCCGCCGCTCCATTGAGGCCCTGCCGGCGGTGCTGGCCGGCTTGCCTTCCCTCATGGAAAGCCCCTTCATCACCTCCAACTTCCAGACCGATGAGCTGCACGGCCTGGGCGAGCTGCTGGGCCGGGCAGGCTACGCTACCTCCGTGTTTCATGGGGCCCAGAACGGAACCATGGGCTTTAATACCTTTGCAGGTATCATTGGGATGCAGCAGTATTACGGTCTGCAGGAATACCCCGGCGGCGCTAAAAGCCCCGATTACGACGGGCATTGGGGCATTTTTGATGAGCCCTACCTCCAGTACTTCGCCCGGCAGCTAAGCCGGCAGAAGCAGCCGTTTTTCTCCACGGTGTTCACGCTTACCTCGCACGAGCCGTTTCCTGTGCCGGCCCAGTACAAAAGCCGGTTTACGCCGGGGCAGCTGCCTATTCACGCCTCCATCCGGTACACCGATTTTGCCCTACGCCAGTTTTTCCGGGAGGCCGCACGGCAGCCCTGGTACCGCAACACGCTGTTCATCCTGCTCGCCGACCACACTTCCCAAACCCTGCGGCCTGACTACCAAAACACGCTGGGCTCCTACAAAACCCCGCTGCTGCTCTTCCACCCCGGCCGGCAGCTGCCGGCAGCTAACCCCCAGCGCATCACCCAGCAAGCCGATGTGCCGGCTACCATCCTCGACTACCTGGGGGTACCCGCGCAGGGTCGGCTGCTGCCTTTTGGCTACTCGGTGTTTGACACTGCCACTCCCGGCCGGGCCCTGTTCCTGAGCGGAGGCAGCTACTTTCTGGTCCACTCTGATTTCGTGACGGAGCTGACGGTGGACAACCAAGTGCGCCTCTACCCCTACGCCAATCATCAACTCTCCCCTACCCCCCTTGCCACCCCCAACCCCGAGAAGCTGCAAGAGTACGGCAACGAGTTGAAAGCCTGCGTGCAGTTCTTTCTGAACGGTCTGGCCGATAACAGCTTATACAAGTAG
- a CDS encoding type I restriction enzyme HsdR N-terminal domain-containing protein: MLIWDVLRRRNVVLTPEEWVRQHVVHYLINHRGYPKGLLSLERGHRYNQRQKRTDLVALDAHGQPLLLVECKAPSVPITAAVALQAATYNQTIGAPLLLLSNGLSHFCWRVDFAARTNERLLEVPRYGE, encoded by the coding sequence TTGCTAATCTGGGATGTTCTACGCCGCCGCAACGTGGTGCTTACGCCCGAAGAATGGGTACGTCAGCACGTAGTACATTACCTCATCAACCACCGCGGCTACCCCAAGGGTTTGTTGAGCCTGGAGCGCGGCCACCGCTACAACCAGCGCCAAAAACGCACCGACCTAGTGGCCTTGGATGCCCACGGCCAGCCGCTCTTGCTGGTGGAATGCAAAGCTCCCTCCGTGCCCATTACTGCCGCAGTAGCCCTGCAGGCCGCCACCTACAACCAAACTATCGGGGCCCCACTGCTGCTACTTTCTAATGGCCTCAGCCACTTCTGCTGGCGCGTTGATTTTGCCGCGCGCACCAATGAGCGCCTGCTGGAAGTGCCGAGATATGGTGAATGA
- a CDS encoding AMP nucleosidase, with the protein MKTKADIVENWLPRYTGVPLDEFGQYILLTNFINYVHMFAEQFGVEVRGLDKPMQTATANGITIINFGMGSPMAATVMDLLSAIKPKAALFLGKCGGLKNKTKLGDLILPIAAIRGEGTSDDYLPAEIPALPSFRLQRAVSSMIKKHEKDYWTGTVYTTNRRVWEHDENFKEYLRQIRAMAVDMETATIFTVGFVNEIPHGALLLVSDNPMTPEGVKTSESDKKVTADFVTSHLQIGIESLLELKNSGESVKHMRFE; encoded by the coding sequence ATGAAGACCAAAGCCGACATCGTTGAGAACTGGTTGCCCCGCTACACCGGCGTTCCGCTGGATGAGTTTGGCCAGTACATCCTGCTGACCAACTTTATCAACTACGTGCATATGTTCGCCGAGCAGTTCGGCGTGGAAGTACGCGGCCTGGACAAACCCATGCAGACGGCTACGGCCAACGGCATTACCATTATCAACTTTGGCATGGGCTCCCCCATGGCCGCTACCGTTATGGATCTGCTGTCGGCCATCAAGCCCAAAGCAGCTTTGTTCCTGGGCAAGTGCGGCGGCTTGAAAAACAAAACCAAGCTCGGCGACCTAATTCTGCCCATCGCAGCTATCCGGGGCGAGGGTACTTCCGATGACTACCTGCCCGCCGAGATTCCGGCCCTGCCCTCCTTCCGCCTGCAGCGCGCTGTGTCTTCCATGATCAAGAAGCACGAGAAGGACTACTGGACTGGCACCGTGTACACCACCAACCGCCGCGTGTGGGAGCACGACGAGAACTTCAAGGAGTATCTGCGCCAGATCCGGGCTATGGCTGTGGATATGGAAACAGCTACCATCTTCACCGTAGGCTTCGTCAACGAAATTCCTCACGGTGCTCTGCTGCTGGTATCAGATAACCCGATGACGCCCGAAGGCGTGAAAACCTCCGAGAGCGACAAGAAAGTAACCGCCGACTTCGTGACCTCGCACCTGCAAATTGGTATTGAGTCGCTGCTAGAGCTGAAAAACTCCGGCGAATCGGTGAAGCACATGCGCTTCGAGTAA
- a CDS encoding amidohydrolase, which yields MTPRFRPLLALPLLLGSFTACQTTSRQTADLLVYNATVYTVDSAFSKTQAFAVRDGRFVGVGTADELRGKFQAEQEVDAQGQFIYPGFYDAHCHFYRYALGLRDADLVGTGSWKEVVQKLQQQRQQYPQAAWLTGRGWDQNDWPSKQFPTKDTLDALFPNTPVFIIRVDGHAALVNQKALDLAGVTARTPISGGTITKDAAGKLTGLLVDNAVRLVSGKIPEPTAAEAEAALLEAQKRCVAVGLTSMADAGLEKANVDRIDGLQQQGKLKVRLYAMLGPTKENKDYYLKNGPVFKDRLTVCSFKVYADGALGSRGACLIHPYSDRPKETGFLLSSVADFRNLARELAASKFQMNTHAIGDSSNRLLLDIYGEALKGQKDRRWRIEHAQVVSREDVAKFGQYGIVPSVQPTHATSDMYWAGERLGAERLKTAYAFNDLRKQYGQVALGSDFPVEDINPLFGFHSAVARQDAKNYPAQGFQMENALSREDALRGMTTWAAHAAFEDKQKGSIRPGMAADFVILDLDLLQAPKEKLRGAKVQQTWIAGERVFGGK from the coding sequence ATGACCCCACGTTTCCGCCCGTTGCTGGCGCTGCCCCTGCTTCTGGGGAGCTTTACCGCCTGCCAGACTACCTCTCGCCAGACCGCCGACCTGCTGGTGTACAACGCCACCGTGTACACCGTCGATTCGGCCTTCAGCAAGACGCAGGCATTTGCCGTGAGGGATGGCAGGTTTGTAGGGGTAGGCACGGCCGATGAGCTGCGCGGCAAGTTTCAGGCGGAGCAGGAAGTGGATGCCCAGGGCCAGTTTATCTACCCCGGCTTCTATGATGCTCACTGCCACTTCTACCGCTACGCCCTGGGCCTGCGCGATGCCGATTTGGTGGGTACCGGCTCCTGGAAGGAGGTAGTACAGAAGCTCCAGCAGCAGCGCCAGCAATACCCGCAGGCTGCTTGGCTTACCGGCCGCGGCTGGGACCAGAACGACTGGCCCAGCAAGCAATTCCCGACCAAAGACACCCTGGACGCGCTGTTCCCTAACACGCCCGTTTTCATTATCCGGGTTGATGGGCACGCAGCCCTGGTGAACCAAAAGGCCCTGGACTTGGCCGGCGTAACGGCCCGCACGCCTATCAGCGGGGGTACCATTACGAAGGATGCTGCCGGCAAGCTCACTGGTTTGCTGGTCGATAATGCCGTACGGCTGGTGTCAGGCAAGATTCCGGAGCCAACCGCCGCCGAGGCCGAAGCTGCCCTGCTCGAAGCCCAAAAACGCTGCGTGGCCGTGGGCCTCACCAGCATGGCCGATGCCGGCCTGGAAAAAGCCAACGTGGACCGCATTGATGGCTTGCAGCAGCAAGGCAAGCTGAAAGTGCGCCTCTACGCCATGCTCGGGCCCACTAAGGAAAACAAGGACTATTACCTCAAGAACGGCCCCGTGTTCAAGGACCGCCTCACGGTGTGCTCCTTTAAGGTGTACGCCGATGGGGCTCTGGGCTCCCGCGGGGCCTGCCTGATTCACCCCTACTCCGACCGACCCAAGGAAACCGGCTTCCTGCTTTCGTCGGTGGCCGATTTCCGCAATCTGGCCAGGGAGCTGGCGGCCAGCAAATTTCAGATGAACACCCACGCCATCGGCGACTCCAGCAACCGCCTGCTGCTGGATATTTACGGCGAGGCGCTGAAGGGCCAGAAGGACCGGCGCTGGCGTATTGAGCACGCCCAGGTAGTCAGCCGGGAAGATGTGGCCAAGTTCGGACAGTACGGCATTGTGCCCTCGGTGCAGCCCACCCACGCTACTTCTGATATGTACTGGGCCGGGGAACGGCTGGGCGCCGAGCGCCTCAAAACCGCCTACGCCTTCAACGACCTGCGCAAGCAGTATGGGCAGGTAGCCCTGGGCTCCGACTTCCCAGTGGAAGACATCAACCCGCTATTCGGCTTCCACTCGGCCGTAGCCCGCCAGGATGCCAAGAACTACCCTGCCCAGGGCTTCCAGATGGAAAACGCCCTGAGCCGCGAAGATGCCCTGCGCGGCATGACCACTTGGGCCGCGCACGCCGCCTTTGAGGACAAGCAGAAGGGTAGCATTCGCCCCGGCATGGCCGCCGACTTCGTTATCCTCGACCTCGACCTGCTGCAAGCTCCTAAGGAGAAACTGCGCGGCGCCAAAGTGCAGCAAACCTGGATTGCCGGTGAGCGGGTTTTCGGCGGGAAGTAA
- a CDS encoding T9SS type A sorting domain-containing protein: MAIQPDGRILLGGYFSVRGGTTRQLLDRLDGGTGQPDAEFQPYQTVNSGVYSLLLLPNGKIVVGGAVFSYQQGTLLTQLNSNGSPDNSFTSLGNSYTSEIRALTADEAGNIYAAGLYNSAGSGHPFLRRLRPNGTTDASFDYRGNQLNTMRALWMQPNGRLLTGGLLTERIMPTGALDASFQSKDTPQAARSPHNNRGINSLLVQPDCAILVAGSLQHPGLNYIASLVRLRDANVLQASPSVAESGTSAWPVPSRQVLHLSLDASSAPQRVQVLDALGRPVLTLLQPKSALTVPLTGLAAGVYHVQVHYAKASPVVRRIVIQD, translated from the coding sequence TTGGCTATACAGCCAGATGGTCGTATTCTGCTGGGTGGCTATTTTAGTGTCCGGGGTGGCACCACCAGGCAACTGCTCGACCGCCTCGATGGGGGCACTGGTCAGCCTGACGCTGAATTTCAGCCGTATCAGACCGTTAACTCCGGCGTTTACTCCCTGCTGCTACTGCCTAACGGCAAAATAGTGGTGGGTGGGGCTGTATTCTCCTACCAGCAAGGCACCTTGCTGACTCAACTAAACTCCAACGGTTCGCCGGACAACAGCTTCACCAGCCTGGGCAACAGCTACACATCAGAAATCAGGGCGTTGACTGCCGATGAAGCGGGTAACATTTACGCCGCCGGGTTATACAACAGCGCCGGCAGCGGCCACCCTTTCCTGCGCCGCTTACGGCCCAACGGCACCACAGATGCTTCCTTTGACTATCGGGGCAATCAGCTGAATACCATGAGAGCCCTCTGGATGCAGCCCAATGGCCGCCTCCTGACAGGCGGCCTCCTAACGGAGCGAATCATGCCCACAGGGGCGCTGGATGCCAGCTTCCAGTCAAAAGACACGCCTCAGGCAGCTAGAAGCCCTCATAACAACCGCGGTATCAATAGTTTATTAGTGCAACCCGACTGTGCGATACTGGTAGCGGGTTCTTTGCAGCATCCTGGGCTGAACTACATAGCGTCTCTGGTACGGCTGCGCGATGCCAACGTATTGCAGGCGAGCCCATCCGTTGCAGAATCCGGCACCAGTGCCTGGCCCGTCCCGAGCCGCCAAGTACTTCACCTAAGCCTAGATGCATCCAGCGCCCCCCAAAGGGTGCAAGTGCTCGATGCACTGGGCCGGCCCGTGCTGACGCTACTGCAGCCTAAATCGGCGCTTACTGTGCCCCTAACAGGGCTGGCTGCCGGTGTTTACCATGTGCAAGTGCACTACGCCAAGGCTAGTCCAGTGGTCCGGCGCATCGTAATACAAGACTAG
- a CDS encoding delta-60 repeat domain-containing protein: MAFCVSAQAPVLDASFQPTQVWQETAGTRVNGVLNAIVRQPDGKYVIGGVFTEINGVPANNLARLLPDGTVDAAFTAASATNGPVLALVLQASGRIVVGGSFS; this comes from the coding sequence ATGGCTTTCTGTGTTAGCGCGCAGGCACCGGTACTTGATGCCAGCTTTCAGCCCACCCAGGTGTGGCAGGAAACGGCCGGAACGCGCGTGAATGGTGTACTTAACGCCATTGTGCGGCAACCCGATGGCAAGTATGTAATAGGCGGCGTATTCACCGAAATCAACGGGGTGCCGGCTAATAACCTGGCCCGACTACTGCCCGACGGCACCGTGGACGCTGCCTTTACGGCTGCTAGTGCCACCAACGGTCCGGTACTGGCGCTGGTATTGCAAGCTAGCGGCAGAATTGTAGTTGGTGGCTCATTCTCATAG
- a CDS encoding DinB family protein, which produces MTDTQPTLQAALSQELRTELKLTRRLLERVPTEQFSWQPHPKSMSIGALASHMANLVGFLELSLTGPETEVTTVQMPQGENTDAVLSRFDVNSENIHKALEQVDDATFHGSWSLRRGEQVLMTLPRAAVARTMVLNHLIHHRGQLSVYLRLLDIPVPAIYGGSADEGPVRG; this is translated from the coding sequence ATGACCGACACCCAACCCACCCTGCAAGCCGCCCTCAGCCAGGAGCTGCGCACCGAGCTGAAACTCACCCGCCGCCTGCTGGAGCGCGTGCCCACCGAGCAGTTCAGCTGGCAGCCCCACCCCAAGTCCATGAGCATTGGCGCGCTGGCTTCGCACATGGCCAACCTGGTAGGCTTCCTGGAATTGTCCCTTACGGGGCCGGAAACGGAGGTGACCACCGTGCAGATGCCCCAGGGCGAGAATACCGACGCGGTGTTAAGCCGCTTTGATGTGAACAGCGAAAACATCCACAAGGCGCTGGAGCAGGTAGATGACGCTACCTTCCATGGCAGCTGGTCGTTGCGCCGGGGCGAGCAGGTGCTCATGACGCTGCCCCGCGCCGCCGTGGCCCGCACCATGGTGCTCAACCACCTCATCCACCACCGCGGTCAACTGTCGGTGTACTTGCGCCTGCTTGATATTCCGGTGCCTGCCATCTACGGCGGCTCCGCCGATGAAGGCCCGGTGCGCGGATAG
- a CDS encoding MFS transporter: MSTTPAAAADPSFDTVPKDDKRITRGWTFYDWANSVYPLVITSSIFPIYWGSMVKAVTNTDSGKTPVEFLGLHVPGTSLQNYSVSAAFLIIALISPLLTALADFSGRKKLFLQIFCYIGAISCACLYFFEPNTFTISVFVFIMATVGFSGSIVFYNSYLPDISSEKNFDSLSARGFSMGYIGSVLLLILCLMLIQGPTLSGTPMFGLDAGTATRYSFLLTGIWWAGFAQIPFFTLPADRGRPAGAVSESGWLLNGFRELGKVWEETKHQPNLKRFLLAYFTYNMGVQTVMYVATLFGDEELHLDSKSLIITILLLQIVGILGAYLFSKLSERIGNTRALSWAVFIWMLICIAGYFVQAGWSFYALAAIIGLTMGAVQSLSRSTYSKIIPENTPNSAAYFSFFDVTEKVGIVIGLVVFGGISQLMDGNMRYSILALIVFFILGLIFLLQLRGKRLRDTDASEATTLGPPPATPNVGMPASAR, translated from the coding sequence ATGAGCACTACCCCGGCCGCCGCGGCGGACCCCTCCTTCGATACCGTTCCTAAGGACGACAAGCGTATTACCCGCGGCTGGACTTTCTATGACTGGGCCAACTCGGTTTACCCGCTTGTGATTACCAGCTCTATCTTTCCCATTTATTGGGGCTCGATGGTAAAGGCCGTTACCAACACGGACAGCGGTAAAACGCCGGTTGAGTTCCTGGGGCTGCATGTGCCCGGTACTTCTCTGCAGAACTATTCCGTATCAGCAGCCTTCCTCATTATTGCTTTAATTAGCCCCCTGCTTACTGCTCTGGCCGATTTCTCGGGGCGGAAGAAGCTGTTCTTGCAGATATTCTGCTACATCGGGGCTATTTCCTGCGCTTGTCTGTACTTCTTTGAGCCCAACACGTTCACCATTAGCGTGTTTGTGTTTATCATGGCTACGGTAGGCTTTTCAGGCTCCATTGTATTCTACAACTCCTATCTGCCTGATATTTCCTCGGAAAAGAATTTCGATTCTCTTTCAGCCAGGGGCTTTTCGATGGGGTACATTGGATCAGTGCTTCTACTGATCCTGTGCCTGATGCTGATTCAGGGCCCTACCTTATCAGGTACGCCTATGTTTGGCCTCGACGCTGGCACCGCCACGCGCTACAGCTTTCTACTAACCGGTATCTGGTGGGCGGGCTTTGCCCAGATTCCGTTTTTTACCCTGCCCGCCGACCGTGGCCGCCCCGCTGGTGCTGTCTCAGAGTCGGGCTGGCTACTGAACGGCTTCCGGGAGTTGGGCAAAGTGTGGGAAGAAACCAAGCATCAACCCAACCTGAAGCGCTTCCTGCTAGCCTATTTTACTTACAACATGGGCGTGCAAACGGTAATGTACGTCGCTACCCTCTTCGGTGACGAGGAATTGCACCTGGATAGCAAGTCGCTTATTATTACCATTCTACTACTTCAGATTGTGGGTATTCTGGGCGCTTACCTCTTCTCTAAGCTCTCGGAGCGCATCGGCAATACGCGCGCCCTCAGTTGGGCCGTGTTCATCTGGATGCTGATTTGTATTGCTGGCTATTTCGTGCAGGCCGGCTGGAGCTTCTATGCCCTGGCGGCTATCATTGGCCTGACCATGGGTGCGGTGCAGAGTTTGTCGCGCTCCACCTACTCCAAAATCATCCCGGAAAACACGCCCAACTCCGCCGCTTATTTCAGCTTCTTCGACGTAACCGAGAAAGTCGGTATTGTAATCGGGCTGGTTGTATTCGGAGGAATTTCGCAGCTAATGGACGGCAACATGCGCTATAGTATTCTAGCCCTGATTGTGTTCTTTATTCTGGGGTTGATTTTCCTGTTGCAGCTGCGCGGCAAAAGGCTGCGCGACACAGACGCTTCAGAAGCCACTACGCTAGGCCCGCCGCCCGCCACCCCAAACGTGGGCATGCCCGCTTCCGCCCGCTAA
- a CDS encoding NTP transferase domain-containing protein has product MPAIILLAAGASTRLGRPKQLLRYHGQTLLRRAAETAIAAAAGAAVVVVTGAQHHALLPELAGLPVTVAHCPAWKQGMGASIKCGLAALEKHQALPEGITLMLCDQPHVTPALLQQLAATHVATGRAIVACAYASVHGVPVFFSASAVPLLRQLPDEAGAGQLLKRHSELVASVPFPQGAIDVDTEAQYAALLAGE; this is encoded by the coding sequence ATGCCCGCCATCATTCTGCTTGCCGCCGGTGCTTCCACGCGTTTGGGTCGACCTAAACAACTGCTGCGCTACCACGGCCAGACGCTACTGCGCCGTGCCGCCGAAACGGCCATAGCCGCCGCAGCTGGCGCGGCGGTAGTGGTAGTAACCGGTGCCCAGCATCATGCTCTGCTGCCGGAACTGGCTGGGTTGCCAGTAACGGTAGCGCACTGCCCGGCGTGGAAACAGGGAATGGGGGCCTCCATAAAATGCGGCCTGGCAGCCCTGGAGAAGCATCAGGCCCTGCCGGAAGGTATAACGCTTATGCTCTGCGACCAGCCGCACGTAACCCCGGCGCTCCTGCAGCAGCTTGCCGCCACCCACGTTGCCACTGGCCGCGCTATTGTGGCCTGCGCCTATGCGAGTGTGCACGGCGTGCCCGTATTTTTCAGCGCCTCGGCGGTTCCGTTACTCCGTCAGCTGCCCGATGAGGCCGGCGCGGGCCAGCTCCTGAAGCGCCACTCGGAACTGGTTGCGTCGGTGCCTTTCCCCCAGGGTGCGATTGATGTGGACACGGAAGCGCAGTACGCCGCCTTGCTGGCCGGGGAATAG